The nucleotide window GTTGGGGTTCATTCGGTTCGGGTGTGACCGAAGAGGAGGCGCTGGCGGAGCGTGGCGCTGTCCAGGTAGGTGTCGATCTCCGCAGGGGTGGCGCTGCGGGAGAGTGGGTCGAGGCCGAGGACGATGGCCGCCGGGGTTCCTTGGCCGAGCAGCAGAGTCCAGAGGCGGCCGGTGGGGATGCGTTTGCGGTACGGGGTGCCGTCGAAGCGCAGGGCCACTTCAGCCGGGGCGATCAGACGTAGGCGTGGCCCGATGTCCGGCGGGGGTGTGGTGGCGGGGCCGAGGTGTAGAGCTTCGGCAACGGCGCGCATGCGTTGCTCGATGACGGCCGGCGTCTCGTAGCAGCTGCGGGGCGGTTGGGGCACCAGAAGGAGGCAGCACAGAGTGGCGCCGGTCGGAGTGGTGTCCAACCACGTGGTGGTGGCCAGGGAGGCGATCAGACCAGCGGAAGGCGCGAAGGACTCGGTGCGGGCAGGCGTCAGCATGTGGGCACCGCGCTGTGGTGGAAGGCGGCCCAGACGCACTTGCCGGGGCCCTGGCGCTTCTCCACGCCCCAGTGGTCGGCGACGGCAGAGACCAGCAGGAGGCCGCGGCCGTCGTCGGTGGTGCTCCGTGGCTCCTGCTTGGTGGGTGTGCCGTTGCCGCCGTCGTGCACCTCGATGCGCAGCACTGTGGTGTGCAGTTCGACTCGTACGAGGACCTGACCGCCTGCAGGAGCTCCGTGCAGGACGGCGTTGGTGGCGAGTTCGGAGGTGCACAGCCGGATGTCGTCGAGGCGTTCGGTCCGGCCCCATTGGGTAAGGGTCTCGGCGACGAAGGAGCGGGCGGCGCCTGGGGTGGTCCGGCGTCGGTCGAAGAGCATCGATTCGTGCTCGACGGCGCCGTCGAGGGCTTGTTCCGGTGCGAGGGTGTCCGGCTCGCCGGGCAGTCTGCTGGGCATGGCCAACAGCCAACCGCCGTAGCTCGTTTGGGTCGGGAGCCAGCGTGGGGGCCATGCGGGGGGCCACTATGGGGGCCAGAGTTCGCATGCTCCTGGGAGATGGGATGGGCGACACGGGGATTGGCGCGTTGCTCATACGGCTGCGCACGGGGCGTGGTTGGACCCAGCAGCGGGTGGCCGACGAATACAACGCCCTGGAGGGGCGGGCAGCCAAGACCGGTAAGGAGATTGGGCGTTACGAGCGTGAGGCACGCATCCCGGTCCCGTACACCCGCAGGTATCTGGCGCAGGTGTTCGGCATCGACATCGGAGTGCTCGACCGTGCTGTGGCGGTCAGCAGGGGCCGCCAGGGTGGAGACAAGGCTGCGGAGACCGTTCCGGCGCGGCCTGTGGTGCCTTCCCGATCAGGTGCTATGGCGGCGGCGGACGCGGTGATGTAGGCGGACTTCGCCCGGTTCATCGCGCAGCGCAACGCAGATGAGTTCGTCGTCGAGCAGTTGGAGGCCGATGTTGCTCGGCTCGCTCGCGCCTATGTCAGCCATCCGCTGATGGAGCTGTACATCGAGATCAAGCGGCTGCGGGACGGGGCGTTCGAGTTGCTGCGCGGACGCCAGCATCCCCGGCAGACTGCTGACCTGTACGTCGCGGCCTCACGGTTGTGCGGGCTGTCCGCGCACGTCTGCTTGGACCTGGGCGGCTACGACTCCGCTGCCACTCACGCTCGTACCGCTCGGGCGTGTGCAGAGGCAGCCGGGCACGAGGGGATGCTGGCCTGGGTACGGGCCGTGGAGTCCCTGATCGCCTACTGGACCGGGCGGTACGAGCAGGCGGCGCGGCTGGCGCAGGCCGGCC belongs to Streptomyces graminofaciens and includes:
- a CDS encoding ATP-binding protein; this translates as MPSRLPGEPDTLAPEQALDGAVEHESMLFDRRRTTPGAARSFVAETLTQWGRTERLDDIRLCTSELATNAVLHGAPAGGQVLVRVELHTTVLRIEVHDGGNGTPTKQEPRSTTDDGRGLLLVSAVADHWGVEKRQGPGKCVWAAFHHSAVPTC